Proteins encoded within one genomic window of Pongo pygmaeus isolate AG05252 chromosome 4, NHGRI_mPonPyg2-v2.0_pri, whole genome shotgun sequence:
- the TAF9 gene encoding transcription initiation factor TFIID subunit 9, producing the protein MESGKMASPKSMPKDAQMMAQILKDMGITEYEPRVINQMLEFAFRYVTTILDDAKIYSSHAKKATVDADDVRLAIQCRADQSFTSPPPRDFLLDIARQRNQTPLPLIKPYSGPRLPPDRYCLTAPNYRLKSLQKKASTSAGRITVPRLSVGSVTSRPSTPTLGTPTPQTMSVSTKVGTPMSLTGQRFTVQMPASQSPAVKASIPATSAVQNVLINPSLIGSKNILITTNMVSSQNTANESSNALKRKREDDDDDDDDDDYDNL; encoded by the coding sequence ATGGAGTCTGGCAAGATGGCTTCTCCCAAGAGCATGCCGAAAGATGCACAGATGATGGCACAAATCCTGAAGGATATGGGGATTACAGAATATGAGCCAAGAGTTATAAATCAGATGTTGGAGTTTGCCTTCCGATATGTGACCACAATTCTAGATGATGCAAAAATTTATTCAAGCCATGCTAAGAAAGCTACTGTTGATGCAGATGATGTGCGATTGGCAATCCAGTGCCGCGCTGATCAGTCTTTTACCTCTCCTCCCCCAAGAGATTTTTTATTAGATATTGCAAGGCAAAGAAATCAAACCCCTTTGCCATTGATCAAGCCATATTCAGGTCCTAGGTTGCCACCTGATAGATATTGCTTAACAGCTCCAAACTATAGGCTgaaatctttacagaaaaaggcaTCAACTTCTGCGGGAAGAATAACAGTCCCGCGGTTAAGTGTTGGTTCAGTTACTAGCAGACCAAGTACTCCCACACTAGGCACACCAACCCCACAGACCATGTCTGTTTCAACTAAAGTAGGGACTCCCATGTCCCTCACAGGTCAAAGGTTTACAGTACAGATGCCTGCTTCTCAGTCTCCAGCTGTAAAAGCTTCAATTCCTGCAACCTCAGCAGTTCAGAATGTTCTGATTAATCCATCATTAATCGGGTCCAAAAACATTCTTATTACCACTAATATGGTGTCATCACAAAATACTGCCAATGAATCATCAAATGCATTGAAAAGAAAACgcgaagatgatgatgatgacgatgatgatgatgactatgATAATTTGTAA